From a single Methanomassiliicoccales archaeon genomic region:
- the cysS gene encoding cysteine--tRNA ligase, with protein sequence MTLQIYNTMAKAKQDFRPLEEGKVKMYVCGVTVYDDVHMGHARFMVVFDMVSRYLRYRGYQVTQVMNFTDVDDKIIKRANEEGVDALEISRRYIEAFFRDSDALRVKRADIYPKASETISEIIAMTEDIIKAGFGYVTPDGSVYFDVSNVPDYGKLSGNKVEEMLSGARIEVDEIKRNPMDFCLWKAAKPGEISWQSPWGKGRPGWHIECSAMVRKLLGETIDIHGGGNDLIFPHHENEILQSESVTKKPLASYWMHNGMLQVADAKMSKSLKNFFSVKDVLAKYRPEEARFYLLNTHYRGPLVYSEAALDEAAVSLKRIHNAYDSLISYTGKGTHGAEDLVVKAKTGFLAEMEDDLNSRGALSYLFDLAREANRLMDSGELSADGASRILAFMEEMDSIFDILPEEKEGESKLEDVMTLLIDIRKELRKRKAYDLSDLIRDRLAEAGIKIEDNADGAKWKLI encoded by the coding sequence TTGACTCTGCAGATCTATAACACCATGGCCAAGGCCAAGCAGGATTTCCGACCACTGGAGGAAGGCAAGGTCAAGATGTACGTGTGCGGCGTTACAGTTTATGACGATGTGCACATGGGGCACGCCCGTTTCATGGTGGTCTTCGACATGGTCTCAAGGTATCTCCGATACCGGGGCTACCAGGTCACCCAAGTAATGAACTTCACCGATGTGGACGATAAGATCATAAAGCGGGCGAACGAGGAGGGCGTGGACGCCCTGGAGATCTCCCGTCGCTACATCGAAGCGTTCTTCCGCGATTCCGACGCGCTGCGGGTGAAACGCGCCGACATCTATCCGAAAGCGAGCGAGACCATCTCCGAGATCATCGCCATGACGGAGGATATCATCAAGGCCGGTTTTGGTTACGTCACGCCCGATGGCAGCGTTTACTTCGACGTCAGCAATGTCCCCGATTACGGCAAGCTCTCCGGGAACAAGGTGGAGGAGATGTTGTCCGGTGCCCGCATAGAGGTGGACGAGATCAAACGCAACCCCATGGACTTCTGCCTGTGGAAGGCGGCGAAGCCCGGAGAGATATCCTGGCAGTCCCCCTGGGGGAAAGGACGTCCGGGCTGGCACATCGAATGCTCGGCCATGGTGCGCAAGCTTCTCGGTGAGACCATAGACATTCACGGTGGGGGCAACGACCTCATCTTCCCGCATCACGAGAACGAGATATTGCAATCGGAATCGGTCACCAAGAAGCCGCTGGCCAGCTACTGGATGCACAACGGCATGCTCCAGGTCGCCGACGCCAAGATGTCCAAGTCACTGAAGAACTTCTTCTCCGTCAAGGACGTTCTCGCCAAATACAGACCGGAGGAGGCGCGCTTCTACCTGCTCAATACCCATTACCGCGGACCTCTGGTATACAGCGAGGCCGCATTGGACGAGGCGGCAGTCTCCCTGAAGCGCATCCACAATGCATACGATTCATTGATAAGCTATACGGGCAAAGGCACTCACGGCGCCGAAGACCTGGTGGTCAAGGCCAAAACAGGGTTCCTCGCGGAGATGGAGGACGACCTCAATTCCCGAGGGGCGCTATCTTACCTCTTCGACCTGGCCCGCGAAGCGAACCGGCTCATGGATTCCGGTGAGCTCAGCGCCGATGGCGCATCGAGGATCCTGGCCTTCATGGAGGAAATGGATTCCATCTTCGACATACTGCCGGAGGAGAAGGAGGGCGAAAGCAAGCTGGAGGATGTGATGACCTTGCTCATCGACATCCGCAAGGAACTGCGCAAGCGCAAGGCGTACGATCTGTCCGACCTCATCCGTGACCGGCTGGCGGAGGCAGGTATCAAGATCGAGGACAATGCCGACGGTGCGAAATGGAAGCTGATCTGA